From Camelina sativa cultivar DH55 chromosome 5, Cs, whole genome shotgun sequence:
GTTCCCTCGGTAACCGGAAAATCCAGAGACAAGAAACTCTGTTTCTCTTCACGATGTGCTCTAACAGCCACTAAGAGAGGAGAGGCGAGCAAGATAAGTAGAAGGGTGAAATCACATATCTGCATAGGCTTTGACATCCCAATAACATTTTTCACCAATATAACGACCATAAGATAGGTGACGATGATCAAGGAGATGGCGGAGAGACCGTTCAAGTATTTCTTGTCCCCTGCGATGACTGTGTCGTATGTTCTAACGAAGGGCATTAACACCAAGATGAGGAGTGATGGTACTACGGCCAAAAGAAGAATGTAATTCGCTGGATCACCTCCACAGAAGATGTGGTACATTTGAACCAGAATCGCTCCACTTAGCCCAAGATAACCCtgcattttaaatttaaaacacacaGGCATTATATAATTAGATTGATTTTTCTTGAGGGTCACAAACTTTTCAAGTATATCTATGTTTGAGAATCATACATAATAAGTAGGAAGTATACATGTTTTGTAATTAATCTACCGATTTATCTTAATTAACTAGTGGTCAAAACTACATAAAAACTGATTTTCACTACTTTATGTAACGAAAAAAAGACCAGTCGTACGTAGACATCATTATTTTAATCAAGTTCTTATCCACTAACGAGCTAATTCCTTTCTCCAGCCAGTAATATCAATATTTAACAAGGTATAgggtttttttgtatttttatatggTCTTTCTATATGATAAAAGATCAGAAACAGTCTAATACAAGAATTAATAACTTATTCGTAAGTCTTAAATGTGTCCTATACCTTCATAATCCCAACGGCCGTCCCACCATAGTCGGAGAAGTTACGGACGGCGGTGACCACAATAGCCGTATTAAAGAAAGTCTGACAATGACCGGTGAAGAACATGAACAAACACATCATAGCCACCGGAGGCTTTTCGATCACTCCCGACGCAGCCATCCATATGAATCCATACCCCACAAACCATTGCACCAGCCCCACGAATATAACCAACCATGGTCCACTAAAGAAGCGACCGCTACCGCTTTTGCGGCTTGCAACCGCGGTGTAGAAGAGTCCGGAGAGGATGCCTACGTTTGCCCCGATGTCTTTGCAAACGGAGACGGTGTCAAGAGTAGATTGGTCATAAGATTGAGATGTTTTGAGAAGAGAGGAATAGATTCCAAAGGTGTAGCTTGCTCCGGTAAAGCTTTGTATCCATATACTCGCTGCCGCAGCCACCCATTTCGTGTTTACAAACTCCatctatctctctttttctttccttctctaTAACTCTCTATCTGCTAGCATCGATCAAAATGAGCAAACATTGTCTTAAAATGAAAGTAAAGtcaacttaaaagtttaaatGTTGTGTAATCGTGGGCATTCTTGGTTTGGGTAGACCAAGAATAAACCGGATTGCAACCAACGGTGAAAACAAACCGAATTTGCGCTTGCAGTCCAACTAgaccaaaaaccaaatttaaccTATATCAAGcccataaaaaaagaaagtatcATTGTTCATTGGTTTTGCTTCCTAGCTAAACCAGGATACGGGATACCTGAATCGTATATGGGTTAACTCAAAACCAAATCTGAAATGTCCACCATGTGAAACGAGGAAGTCcattaatcaattattttatacaagtaGCAGTGTAGAGGAGAGATCAATTAGTGGATAAAGTATGTATTATATAATCAATTTGTATACATAAGTTTAAACGTGACCtttttttgttagatatatatacCCTTTCGTACATGACTAGTCTTTCCTCCATCATATTGTAATGTGATTATATAAACGAGACCTGTAGCTGGCTAGCTGCTTTGTATAAGTCTTCGCAAATCGCTGACAACTAACTCGGTAGGCAAATCTTTCAGCAGCAACACACAATCAAATAACTTAACTAATTATCTGTTTATATTATTTGCCAAATACAGAAAACGAAACtactttttaatttcaataatatttGCAAGGTACAGTATATATACCATCTGCCGAGCATTTGATTGGGTCGGATGAAATTTGGAATGGGTGCACTAACACTTAATGCTATTGGATATTATCCAAGCATACGTACGTTGCTTAAACACACAACAGAATTCAAGAATCTGATAGAAACGTTGGACAAAGCCAATTATTTGCGAACGTAAATCTATAAATATACTTATCTATATTTTCCATGTGTAACGTACGTGttgaattaaaccaaaattgtaagCAACGTATAATCAGGATAAACCCGTTTGTGGTTCGCACTGTAGCCTGATGCGTCTGTACTTCACCATGAATATATTTTATCGACACACAAGTTTTCACGGATATATAaccttttgaaatatatatatgcgtaTAATTCAGTTTCAtgtcttaaatatattttggtataAATTTGTACTTCGTTTAAGGCTTCATAAACTGTAAAAATTCATGTATTTGAACTTCCTTTCTAGTTTTTTCGTCaacaatttgaatttttttttattacttataaaaagagaaaattgaaTCATCAGAAATGAGTTCAAATTATGGGATTACAGAActaattgttatatttgtttttaatgttaataAATGGATTTTAGATTCTAGTACCCACTAACgttaaaatacaataccaaaaatattaaaaagagtaCGCGTGGGCCGAAAGCAACGGAGCCCTGATGCGTCTGTACACGCAGACGTTTAGATTCCTTTTCaagtaaaacacacaaaatgtGTTGTTTTCCCAACTTCTCCATATTTTGCTTACTTAGAAATTTAACCAAGTTATCAGTATTTTAGTTAGTGTAGAAGATTCCAACTTCTCACATAGTACTAAAATTCTGAAAGAGCAAAAGTAGCTAGATGATTACATACTTGTTTTCTTCAATTCACAATTTCAAATCGCGATAGACTATATAGCAAactgttgtttttctttttttaaaatatgatttaaaatagattttagtgattaaaaaaaaaaaaaaactggaactGATCTCAACCATGTAGTTATGTGTGCCAAACTGCAGTTACTTGTcacatagaaaacaaaagtagcATACATTATTTGACAAGTCTGTCTTGGTCCAGTCCAGTGATCCAGTGTTAGTATGTTTTTGCAAAAACGAAATATCATGCATCTTGATTTTTGAATCTTGATTAGGTTCTGGTAAGTCCACAATGTTATTACGATCATACAAAGTATTTTCGCTGTATTCATTGAATTTACttatttaaatgtaaaatacttTTCTGAAAAAAGGAGCATATCATTATTTGTATACAATGCATGAGAAAAAGTCATGAGACACAAGTTACGAAATATGACAAATTCACGTGTTTTCatgtcattttaaaaaataaaaatttcataagTTGATTTAAACTTAAATCAGTGCAAACTAATGacttgatattttaattatacagaaaaatttcatcatttaataatatcttacaacaacaaaaataaaacaaatgtcgATTAAAAGGTAATATAATTTCCTTAAACAGGGACTAATAAAAACGTCGATTTGGTTCTTGATATTTTCTTGCTGGTCCTATAAcatattaagttattaacatATAATCGATTTTTAAACATTCACAGATTAAATATGATGCGCATTAGATCTGATTAGACTAATTGTGTAGtgacagaaagaaaaaaaaaggacgaCGATCCAATCGGGCTCCCCCAGTCTGCAATATCACAGACACATATAGGATAAGATAAGTCCAACACATATCATAAAGTATTTTGctttatataaacttttttttaatgtaacgaattattaataaaaaaagtgtaaaagtGTACAGATATAGAAAGTAAGCGGGGTCCGCACTCAATGCGATGAATCCATGATCATGAGATGACCTCATCTGATCTcaataaaaacacacaacacaaaaccccaaaagcaaactcttcttcttcttcttgtgacTCTCTACGtttccttcgtcttcttctcttcccttcCATTTTAGTATAAAGGCTAAGATCATTTCgagtctctcttctctccaaaaCTTAATACCTAGATACTCCATTTAATAAAACATTACCAACAAAACATCCTCAAAAGATGGCGGAGGAGTTCGATGAATCCGAGGTACTATTCTCCAATGGTTTCAGCTCTGTTCACCAACTAGATGATGAGAATAAGAGTCGTCTGTTCGGTTCCTATGGAGATCAGTGGAACAAGACGACAAGACGTATCAAGAAGACGACGGAGGACAAGGCCTCATCGAGCTCTCTCCCGGTGAATATTCCGGAGAACATGTTTCGTAGGTACGTTGAGAAAGAGGAGGAACATTTTGACGGTGAAGAAGAAATAGTTCCGCCGCATATAATGGTCGGACGGAGGATCCAAGGAGGAGGACAAATGGCGTTTTCCGTTTGTTCAGGTAGTGGAAGGACTCTTAAGGGAAGAGATCTGAGCCGGGTTCGTAATTCGGTTCTTAGGTTAACCGGGTTTTTGGAGGCTTGAACCGTTACCGGTTTGCCATTTTCTATCATCttttctctattcttttttttttttttcttttttttttggcatattaCGGAAAAATTCCAGTGTTCCcgtgttgtttttattttaagtaaAGGTGGGGAAAATGTGAAACCAAGATTTATTTATCCCCTTCGTTCctattttttcatattctttaaatttttcctAAATTGTAATAGGAAACATAAGAAATTTGTggttaattttgagaaaaaacaacaatactTGCTAATGTGTTAGGAACTTAGAATTTATAATGCAATGCTTGCAAGTGTTTATTTTGTACTTGGTTGGAATTATGACAATGTGATGAATATATTTGAGTTGGATTTAATCGTAGTGCAAATGTGGACAAAAGCTAGCTGAACCATAAAACAGCTGTTCTGTTGTCTTGTGACTttgtgagagagagacagaTAGAGCAGAATTTGTTGCCTGTGACATCTATCAAATCAAGGTGAAAATGTACAACATATCTGTTAACTTTATAAAAAGAATCTATAATCTAATCACACTAGTAATCActaaataattagtattttttgtATTACTAGAAAGTCTAGAACAGGTATAGATTTACATGGAAACCCTAGTTTGATTTGGACTTTGTAATTATATTACCTTCATTATTATGATCACAACAAGAACTTGTCAAGAACACACTACTTTTTTCTTCGTccactgattttttttctttacttaggCCCATTAAGAGATAGCTAGCCCATTAAGAACCCATATTGTTTTTCCCAGAAGAACAATTGAGGGGACCTTCGAATTcgaaaccaaaacacaaaaagtctgtctctgtctctgtctcacATACATTGGTAACTGTGCTCTTTGCACAGAACTGTAAGCACGCGTTCAACAAAGATCATTACTTTACTTAAAGACACTCTTAAgttaattctctctctctctctcttagggTTTAAACAACCTTGTCCTTCTCCTACCGCTAATACTGTGTAACCACGGCCCATGGCTTCACTTCTTTCCAGCTGCTCCTACAACACCGTTCCAGATTCTTCTTTCCCAATGAGTAAGATTTGCTCTGCTACTCttcattttttagtttcttctttccGCAATGTGTGTCTTAATAACTTTAATAACTTTACAGCTTCAACATAAAAATTTTCTTGAATTCAATATGGTCTTGTTCCTTGTGAGAGTAGaagcttttcaattttttttttttatttttttaaaaattgctatttcattgtctctgtttttttaggTCCTGATACAATGGAGATGCTGCCAAGAAATGGTTGGAGGATAGTTACTTGGCTTCTTACTCCAAACTTTGTATCAACCCAATGGGTGAGTTGATTTGCCTAAGATTGGAGGGGTTTAGGGAATGAAGCAACTTGGTCCGTGCTTTTAGGATAGATGTATAAAAGATTCAATGTCTATCTTCTTGTTTTCCAATATTATTTGGATTCTTGAAATTGCAATCCTTTTGTTGATGATTctctaatattatatttttttaattaactccATTACTACAAAATTCATCATATGCATCAAtcttgtttttaactttttcaatGACCACAATATTGCAAACACACAGATTGATATTGCTAGAGAAGTATCTCGcgtaatataaatatatcttagTGTAGGATCTCTCAATGTCAATGTACATTAAGAGACTTGATAGAGCATAGAAATATTAAGGAATAAATGCGCTTGTGCTGTCTCTACTACGTGCATCGTGATCTTGAGGGACTTcctgtgtgttgttgttgttaccgtTTCCCTTGCCTTGGCCTAGCCATGACATTGTGAGTCTTGATGGGAAAActttcttgtttgattctttgtttggGACCTTCTTCTGGTCACTGACTGCGTGCGAGAAGCTCCTGAGTTCGTTGAGACgcttcatcttctctttcttctgcttcttcttatggaaagagaggaagaacaaaGCCACCACTTTGGTGACCTTGTTTCCTgaagaacctgaagaagaagaaggagatgcttTCTTGAGTTTCAAATGCCGGTTGTGGCGTCGGGGACAGCTCTTGCTGATTCTGATTAGGAGTTTCCTACATGGCCGGAGAATCTTGTGGTTTAAGGTAACCAACGACTCGGCTCCTCGCATCTCTTGGTTAGTTTTTGCTCTGTCTGCAGCAAAAGCAGAgagaatttaaagaaaaaattataaaataggCTGAGACAAAATGGTTTTGGCTAATGTATGTATGTGTCTCTTGGATTGTGGTGGCTTCTCTTTTGTAACCATGTAGTTTGTATATCCCACAGGTGGGTTTCACGTTTTGTTGTGTTAAAAGAGTCACTTAGTTTGTGGTACACCATGATTCTAAATTAGAGATTGTCAAGACTTTGTCTTTCTCTCAGCTGACTAAGTCTTCTCTACTTAATGTTAGattttttggccattttttttcctcaagaAGCCAAGTCTTAAAAAGTCAAAACACCAAATGCACATATTACCGTAGCTTGCCTATGGAAGATGAGATTAGATTAAAAGATCTCACATAGATCTAAGTCTAACATATGTAACTTGGTGTGGTCCTAAACGGACGATAGGGATCATGCCACGTTAAAAGTTGACTTTAGACAACACATCGCATCAGCCTGATGAAATGTCAATCTGTGTTCATCCTAGGTTCGACTCTGTCCTACTCGGCCGATTCTAGACAAAATAGGCCTAAGATCGAAGAGTTTAGATGtgaccaatatatattttggatttcttAGGCCGGACTAGTCTACACTACAGTAGTGTATTTAAAAGTACAGTATTTGTAGTTGAATGTACTTTTAAATAGCGAtgttgtgttaaaaaaaaaaaaatagccattgtgtgtttggtgcacacaaactaaaaaaaataaaaaagccattcaaattttcttttatattagtGTCCTTAAAATTATCCCCTATACTACAtggatgattttaaaataactagTTTGGTTATATTCAGCAATTATGTGAAAAATCAATAGCTCCACATGGGAATTTTTACAATACCATTggcatattttattttgtttggatcCAAAACAGTGAATGATATGAACAAGTTGTTGTTAGATGACATTTCTACCTGAAATTGAAAGATAATATTGATATTGATCAGGTTGATATATGTTTTctctaaatttatatagtaaacttacatattttagaatatatatatatatagatgatatgACAAGCTAGTAATTGGTTTTAGGTCGACATCTTCTAGTGTAAGTGTATGGTTGTGATTAAAAAACGTGTAAAAATCAATACGTTATATATTAACCGGCTAAGGGCATCTGCATTGGTGTAGGACAAATTTTGGtccttcaaatatattaatcttattttcagagtttcttaagtttgatatgagcattggtgtccctCATAGTTGGTCCCTtggaatttaaatatataaaagttaacTGCTATTAATCCGATCATTCAAGAGTAATTTCAAAAGTTTACCAGGTAGAATACAAAGCTGccttaaaaaaagaagagttgaaTGACGCGATCAGTTAAACTTTGCATTAGAGAAGTCCATACCAGGGTTCTGAGCCATGAACTTCTTGAGCATATCTTGCTTCTCCATCTCATCACTCGTTGCGAGTCCCATCTGCTTTTGCCTTTGATCAAACtgttacaacaaaaaaaaaaacaacgagaATCAATGAGTCAATCTTGCAATACTAAAAATCTAACACAAAGAACTGatcaacaagaaaaagaaaccgaTTAGTTTACCATTATCTTCTCAACGGTTGCACGAGTTTCAGGGTCGAGATCACCCAAGTTGCTGCTCTACGGTTCAACTTTCTGAGTGTCAGTCTCAGGTTCACCTTTCACACAATACTTCCACCACTCCATCTGGTCTTGCTTTGTCAAGAGCACTGATATCATCTTTTGATCCTCGATGTTCCAGAAGCAGTCATCAGGATTGACAGGATGGAAGAACTCTCCGTCAATGATTGGTTCTTGCGCTTTGAGACCAATTTTGATACGGTTCTTCTTGATTTCACAGGTCACAAACCCTGACTTAGTGCCTGCTGGCACCGGAACGTTAATTGTGACCTCTTGGAGATTCTGTCCCCATGAGTATTTCTCAAAATCAAGCCCATTGCCTTTGTGGGGAACTGCATCAAAACGGGGACATATGAAGTTAGTTTTGCAAAAACAGAGACTAAAGttgtaaaaatctaaactttatcCAATATCCTAGTCTTTACAAGATCAACGAATCAGGTTGTGATGTTAAAACTAAGTGTCAAGTCAAAACTAATTCAACCAAGCACTAAACAGAATCAAAGCTTAATCCAAGGCAGCTGAGGAAACAATGCTTACTTCCaatcataaccctaaaccaAACTTATCACCAGAGGCAAACAATCAATTACAAAATTCAAGAAAGCAAAACGAAGGTACTTACCAATGGTAGCCggttctttttttctcatcCTTCGGCTTCACAACCTCCATGGGCTCCGAAAGAGCCAAGCTTTCCTTCTTGGGCTTCTCGACATCCATAGATTCCGTTGGCTTCAAAGTCTCCTTCTTTGGCTGATTTGCCTCTGCGTGACCCAATTTTCAGAAGGATAAAGGAGATCCGCCGTTGTAAACAAATCGCCTtcgacagagagagagaaaagaaagacgGAGAGAAAACAATCGATTTCTCCGGTTCactccaacaaaacaacaccaaCCTATTAAATGCGGACACGTGTTAGGAAGGACCGAGCAAAATACGTCCCTTTTGTAGGTACGTTTCTTCCgttattgattgattttgatttaaattaaacattttaattacGAAGGACGGACGAAGGACGGTGCGATGCACATGCTCTAAGTAACACATTCATgacaatattattaatattatttgatgttGTGTATTAGTCATTTATTTAATCACATACGTTAAGTTTTAGAGGCTGAATATTAATTACTAAGAGACACCATTGgcaatatttttaactttagtTCTTAAATTGTCatccattttaaaaatttggttttttttttgtttgagacaTTCTCATTGCAACGCATCATGCCATCATCACAGAGTGTATACTTCTCAAtaaatttgaggtttttgataGGAATGTATCTCTCTTAATATAAGACATGGTATTTGTATTGTACGCTACTGTACAAGATGTAGGGAATTAACGAAGTGATTGTGAAAGGATAATATTAGCAATGCTTTTGTTGTGTAGTGTAACATCCTCGATCTATTTAGAGGACATCACATGCACTTCCACACCATATATTATAcaactattttaaattaatgagTCATGTCAACAGATATTTCAGAACAAATCCGTTATTCCGAATTTCCGGCTGTtatgttaaaatttattattaagatTATGTTAACATCATACTTATCAATAGACCATAATCAAGTGATTTGTCCGAActataattgttttattgtttaagACCATGACCATCAAAAGCGATGCCGCATGGCAATTGAAAGGATGGATCAGAAGGAGTTCCTTGGTAGACTAACAGGCTAAGAACTACTCCAAAGTCAATCCCCAAAAAGTCGTCTTGGCTTTTCTGTTTCGTTTACCGTTTCTACTTCTACTCAATTAAGTGCGCAAATCAATCTCACTTTCACAAAGATAAATTTAACTCAAGTGTCACATATACAACTACCACTAGTTTTATTTAACGTTGTGTC
This genomic window contains:
- the LOC104786130 gene encoding uncharacterized protein LOC104786130 — encoded protein: MEFVNTKWVAAAASIWIQSFTGASYTFGIYSSLLKTSQSYDQSTLDTVSVCKDIGANVGILSGLFYTAVASRKSGSGRFFSGPWLVIFVGLVQWFVGYGFIWMAASGVIEKPPVAMMCLFMFFTGHCQTFFNTAIVVTAVRNFSDYGGTAVGIMKGYLGLSGAILVQMYHIFCGGDPANYILLLAVVPSLLILVLMPFVRTYDTVIAGDKKYLNGLSAISLIIVTYLMVVILVKNVIGMSKPMQICDFTLLLILLASPLLVAVRAHREEKQSFLSLDFPVTEGTRLLDSPKLNTSSDVKVVMTNDMNVLEAIYTTNFWLLFAAMLCGMGSGLATINNIRQMGESLRYSTVQLNALVSLWSIWNFLGRIGSGYISDACLHNHGWPRPIFMAITLGLMAIGQSVMASGLPGSLYLGSLLVGLAYGSQWSLMPTITSEIFGVRHMATIFYTVSIASPIGSYFFSVKVIGYLYDKVASEDDHSCYGNHCFQTSFMIMAAMALLGSFVALVLFLRTRKFYATLVAKRILK
- the LOC104786131 gene encoding uncharacterized protein LOC104786131, which encodes MAEEFDESEVLFSNGFSSVHQLDDENKSRLFGSYGDQWNKTTRRIKKTTEDKASSSSLPVNIPENMFRRYVEKEEEHFDGEEEIVPPHIMVGRRIQGGGQMAFSVCSGSGRTLKGRDLSRVRNSVLRLTGFLEA
- the LOC104786132 gene encoding uncharacterized protein LOC104786132, whose translation is MFDQRQKQMGLATSDEMEKQDMLKKFMAQNPDRAKTNQEMRGAESLVTLNHKILRPCRKLLIRISKSCPRRHNRHLKLKKASPSSSSGSSGNKVTKVVALFFLSFHKKKQKKEKMKRLNELRSFSHAVSDQKKVPNKESNKKVFPSRLTMSWLGQGKGNGNNNNTQEVPQDHDARSRDSTSAFIP
- the LOC109132823 gene encoding protein BOBBER 2-like; the protein is MDVEKPKKESLALSEPMEVVKPKDEKKRTGYHWVMIGIPHKGNGLDFEKYSWGQNLQEVTINVPVPAGTKSGFVTCEIKKNRIKIGLKAQEPIIDGEFFHPVNPDDCFWNIEDQKMISVLLTKQDQMEWWKYCVKGEPETDTQKVEP